The Zingiber officinale cultivar Zhangliang chromosome 9A, Zo_v1.1, whole genome shotgun sequence genome window below encodes:
- the LOC122019784 gene encoding ubiquitin carboxyl-terminal hydrolase 3-like isoform X1 encodes MSVSIRKNANEPTMASLQQAKRWLPLEANPDVMNQFIWGLGVPEDQVEFNDVYGLDDELLLMVPKPVLAVLFLFPSSTQDEAGKVEDQEQASEKLSKELNANVYFLKQTVDNACGTIAVLHAIGNVNSRIKLAENSFLDRFFKSTARLDPFESAAFLEKDREMEDAHSLAATAGDTQASSVVNEHYVCFTCVDGELYELDGRKSKPLSHGPTSPHTLLQDAAKVIKGMIEKNPDSMNFNVMAMSQKQNGIAE; translated from the exons ATGTCCGTTTCAATTAGGAAAAACGCAAACGAGCCGACGATGGCATCGTTGCAGCAGGCGAAACGATGGCTTCCCCTCGAAGCAAATCCCGACGTGATGAACCAG TTCATTTGGGGCCTCGGTGTTCCAGAGGATCAAGTGGAGTTCAACGATGTGTATGGTTTAGATGACGAGCTCTTGTTGATGGTCCCGAAGCCTGTGCTTGCAGTGCTGTTTCTTTTCCCATCTTCCACTCAG GATGAGGCTGGGAAGGTAGAAGATCAAGAACAAGCCTCTGAGAAGCTAAGTAAG GAACTAAATGCAAATGTATATTTTCTGAAACAAACTGTGGATAATGCTTGTGGAACTATCGCCGTTCTTCATGCCATAGGAAATGTAAATTCACGAATCAAGCTAG CCGAGAACTCTTTTTTGGATAGATTTTTTAAATCGACAGCCAGATTGGATCCATTTGAG AGTGCTGCTTTTTTGGAAAAGGACCGAGAAATGGAGGATGCACATTCTCTTGCTGCTACTGCTGGGGACACACAG GCTTCTTCGGTTGTAAATGAGCATTATGTTTGCTTCACTTGTGTCGATG GAGAACTTTACGAACTTGATGGAAGGAAGTCGAAACCTCTAAGTCACGGTCCTACATCCCCTCACACTTTATTGCAG GATGCTGCTAAAGTCATAAAAGGTATGATCGAGAAGAATCCTGACTCGATGAACTTCAACGTCATGGCAATGTCACAGAAACAAAATGGCATTGCCGAGTGA
- the LOC122019784 gene encoding ubiquitin carboxyl-terminal hydrolase 3-like isoform X2, with translation MSVSIRKNANEPTMASLQQAKRWLPLEANPDVMNQFIWGLGVPEDQVEFNDVYGLDDELLLMVPKPVLAVLFLFPSSTQDEAGKVEDQEQASEKLSKPRTLFWIDFLNRQPDWIHLRLSAAFLEKDREMEDAHSLAATAGDTQASSVVNEHYVCFTCVDGELYELDGRKSKPLSHGPTSPHTLLQDAAKVIKGMIEKNPDSMNFNVMAMSQKQNGIAE, from the exons ATGTCCGTTTCAATTAGGAAAAACGCAAACGAGCCGACGATGGCATCGTTGCAGCAGGCGAAACGATGGCTTCCCCTCGAAGCAAATCCCGACGTGATGAACCAG TTCATTTGGGGCCTCGGTGTTCCAGAGGATCAAGTGGAGTTCAACGATGTGTATGGTTTAGATGACGAGCTCTTGTTGATGGTCCCGAAGCCTGTGCTTGCAGTGCTGTTTCTTTTCCCATCTTCCACTCAG GATGAGGCTGGGAAGGTAGAAGATCAAGAACAAGCCTCTGAGAAGCTAAGTAAG CCGAGAACTCTTTTTTGGATAGATTTTTTAAATCGACAGCCAGATTGGATCCATTTGAGGTTG AGTGCTGCTTTTTTGGAAAAGGACCGAGAAATGGAGGATGCACATTCTCTTGCTGCTACTGCTGGGGACACACAG GCTTCTTCGGTTGTAAATGAGCATTATGTTTGCTTCACTTGTGTCGATG GAGAACTTTACGAACTTGATGGAAGGAAGTCGAAACCTCTAAGTCACGGTCCTACATCCCCTCACACTTTATTGCAG GATGCTGCTAAAGTCATAAAAGGTATGATCGAGAAGAATCCTGACTCGATGAACTTCAACGTCATGGCAATGTCACAGAAACAAAATGGCATTGCCGAGTGA
- the LOC122019784 gene encoding ubiquitin carboxyl-terminal hydrolase 3-like isoform X3, which yields MVPKPVLAVLFLFPSSTQDEAGKVEDQEQASEKLSKELNANVYFLKQTVDNACGTIAVLHAIGNVNSRIKLAENSFLDRFFKSTARLDPFESAAFLEKDREMEDAHSLAATAGDTQASSVVNEHYVCFTCVDGELYELDGRKSKPLSHGPTSPHTLLQDAAKVIKGMIEKNPDSMNFNVMAMSQKQNGIAE from the exons ATGGTCCCGAAGCCTGTGCTTGCAGTGCTGTTTCTTTTCCCATCTTCCACTCAG GATGAGGCTGGGAAGGTAGAAGATCAAGAACAAGCCTCTGAGAAGCTAAGTAAG GAACTAAATGCAAATGTATATTTTCTGAAACAAACTGTGGATAATGCTTGTGGAACTATCGCCGTTCTTCATGCCATAGGAAATGTAAATTCACGAATCAAGCTAG CCGAGAACTCTTTTTTGGATAGATTTTTTAAATCGACAGCCAGATTGGATCCATTTGAG AGTGCTGCTTTTTTGGAAAAGGACCGAGAAATGGAGGATGCACATTCTCTTGCTGCTACTGCTGGGGACACACAG GCTTCTTCGGTTGTAAATGAGCATTATGTTTGCTTCACTTGTGTCGATG GAGAACTTTACGAACTTGATGGAAGGAAGTCGAAACCTCTAAGTCACGGTCCTACATCCCCTCACACTTTATTGCAG GATGCTGCTAAAGTCATAAAAGGTATGATCGAGAAGAATCCTGACTCGATGAACTTCAACGTCATGGCAATGTCACAGAAACAAAATGGCATTGCCGAGTGA
- the LOC122019783 gene encoding putative L-cysteine desulfhydrase 1: MMNPTGASCLPAKPLQPASTHISAAEIAEEFSHHHPSVARLNNGSFGSCPASVSAAQLRWQRLFLRQPDEFYFHHLKPGILRSRALVRDLINAVDIEEISLVDNATTAVAIVLQHASWSFAEGAFRKGDAVVIFQHAYPAVKKAIHAYIARSGGHIIEVPLAFPVSSDEEIIREFCNALDRAKAEGRRVRLAVICHVTSMPSVVIPVKELTAICREAGVDQVFVDGAHSIGNVKVDVQDIGADFYTSNFHKWFFCPPSAAFLYAQKAPTSPPLHHPVVSHEYGNGLPTESSWIGTRDYSSQLVVPSAMEFISRFEGGIEGIQERNHESVVKMGKMLADAWETLLGSPPGMCSSMIMVGLPNCLGVSSETDALSLRSLLREEFKVEVPVYFHPEEDKNHGVTTGYVRISHQVYNVEDEYYRLRDAVLKLVQDGILAR; the protein is encoded by the coding sequence ATGATGAACCCCACGGGAGCCAGCTGCCTTCCTGCGAAGCCGCTGCAGCCGGCATCCACCCACATCTCCGCCGCCGAGATTGCGGAGGAGTTCTCCCACCACCACCCCTCCGTCGCCCGCCTCAACAACGGCAGCTTCGGCAGCTGCCCCGCCTCCGTCTCCGCCGCCCAGCTCCGATGGCAGCGACTGTTCCTCCGTCAGCCCGACGAGTTCTACTTCCACCACCTCAAGCCCGGTATTCTCCGCTCCCGCGCCCTCGTGAGGGACCTCATCAACGCCGTCGACATCGAAGAGATTTCCCTAGTCGACAACGCCACCACCGCCGTCGCCATCGTCCTCCAGCACGCCTCCTGGTCCTTCGCCGAGGGCGCCTTCCGCAAGGGGGACGCGGTCGTCATATTCCAACACGCCTACCCCGCCGTCAAGAAGGCCATCCACGCCTACATCGCCCGGTCCGGCGGCCACATTATCGAGGTACCCCTCGCCTTCCCCGTCTCCTCCGACGAGGAGATCATCCGCGAGTTCTGCAACGCCCTGGATCGAGCGAAGGCGGAGGGACGTAGGGTTCGCCTCGCCGTGATCTGCCACGTCACCTCCATGCCCAGCGTCGTCATCCCCGTCAAGGAGCTCACAGCAATCTGCCGGGAGGCAGGCGTCGACCAGGTGTTCGTCGACGGCGCCCACTCCATCGGCAACGTCAAGGTCGACGTGCAGGACATCGGCGCTGATTTCTACACCAGCAATTTCCACAAATGGTTCTTCTGCCCTCCCTCCGCGGCATTCCTGTACGCCCAAAAAGCTCCGACCTCGCCCCCTCTGCACCACCCGGTCGTCTCCCATGAGTACGGGAACGGCTTACCGACAGAGAGCTCGTGGATCGGCACCCGCGACTACAGTTCGCAGCTCGTGGTGCCGTCGGCCATGGAATTCATCAGTCGATTCGAGGGCGGGATCGAAGGCATCCAGGAGAGGAACCATGAGAGCGTTGTGAAGATGGGCAAGATGTTGGCCGACGCATGGGAAACGCTTCTCGGGTCACCTCCAGGGATGTGCTCAAGCATGATCATGGTCGGATTGCCGAACTGCTTGGGGGTTTCGAGCGAGACGGATGCTCTGAGTTTACGGAGCTTGTTGAGGGAGGAGTTCAAGGTTGAAGTACCAGTTTACTTTCATCCTGAGGAGGATAAGAACCATGGTGTTACTACTGGCTATGTGAGGATTTCTCACCAGGTGTACAATGTCGAGGATGAGTATTATAGACTCAGAGATGCAGTTCTTAAGCTGGTGCAGGATGGCATACTTGCTCGATGA